A window of Exiguobacterium sp. FSL W8-0210 genomic DNA:
TTGTTGTTCCTGTTCCTGTTCGCGCTGTTCCGCATGCAAGGCATCGATTTTCGCTTCGTCGAATCCTTCGAGGACATGACGCAAGTCACGGCGTTTATGACCACGTTCAAGCTTCGCGTGACTGAGCTGTTCCGTCAGGCGTTCGATCTCTTGCGAAAGTTGCGCTTGTTTCATTTGAATCGTCCGCTCTTCGAGAACTGCTTCTGCTTGTTCCTTCTTCAGTTCGTCCATCGTGACGGCACCACGGGCTTGCGCATCCTTAAGACGATCTAAGGCTTGTCTGAGCTCCGTTTGACGCTCCGTCCATTTTGCGATCTCGACTTCCGACGTCTCGATGATCTGACGTGCTTCCTGTTCTTGTTCGAGTACACGTGCCATCTGTCGATCTTCAACCGACAATTCAGACGTCATGACAGCGAGATGACGGTTCGCATCTGCTAACGTATCGCGCGATTGTTCGAGTTGCCCTTGTAATGTTTGAATCGTTTCTGTCCGTGTCCGAGCCGTAGCATCAAGAGTCTGGATCGCCGCTCTCAGATCTTCCAAGCGGCGCATCTGCTCCCGAATGACCGCTTGTCCGCGCGTCAGTCCCTCTTTTAACTCGTCAAGTTCGCGCGATTGACTGAACAATGGTGTGCCTTTTTTCCGACTTCCGCCGGTCATCGTACCGCCGACGTTGACGACATCTCCTTCGAGCGTAACGAGACGATAGCGATGTCCCGTCGAACGGGCGATTTGGTTCGCCTGTTCAAGTGACTCGACGACGAGTGTCGTACCGAGCAAGTTCATCTTTAATTTCGTCAACGTCTCGTCTGTCGTCACGAGATCACTTGCAATCCCGACGAACCCAGACATTCCACCGACTTGTTCTCGTACTGAACGATTGACTTCGCGTGCTTGGAGTGAGGCGAGCGGCATGAACGTTGCTCGACCGGCATTTAATCGCCGAAGCTCCTGGATCAGACGACGTCCTGTCGCATCGGTATCAACGACGATGTTTTGCATCGACCCACCAAGCGCTGTCTCGATTGCCGCTTCAAACCGCGCCGGAACCGAAATCAACTCCGCGACCGCTCCGTAAATACCTGGGTGCTGATCTCGTTGTTTTAAAATCGTCTTCACGGCACCGAAATAACCGCTATAGTCGGCTTTGACGGATTCAAGGAATTCAATCCGGTCTTCCGTCTTATGCCGACGTCGCTCTAAATCCGCAACGGACTGTTCGACTTGTCGTAACGCATGTTGTTGTTCATTTCGTGCTGCAAGTGCCGTCGTCTCTTCTTCCGTTGCTTGGTCCAACTTCGTCCGGATCGAAGCGACTTCCGCCTCTAGACGAGCTACGTCTTCCTCGAGTTGACGACGCGTCGACTGTTTCGTACCGCTGTCCGCCGTAAATGAACGTTGTTGTTCTTCTGCCTGCATGAGATCTTGCTTCGCTCGATTATAGGCATTATTCGTCGCAGCTAATCGACTCGCCACTTCAAAGGCTTCCGAACGTAATACTTCGGCTTCCTTATCGAAATCACGATCGGTTTGTGTCAGTGCTTGATCGGCTCTTTCCCGTTCAGCCGTGATCCGTTTTGCTTCCTGATCGACTTCTGCTTGACGTTCCTGTAAAGCGGTCAGTTCGAGTTCCAGTTCCTTGACGCGTTCTTCGACGACGGCAACCTCTTGTTCGAGTCGCTCTTTCGTCTCGGTCCCGTGTTTTTCACGCTCTTTCGCTAGGTTAAGGGCACCTTGGATCTCAACAAGTCGCGTCGAGACATGTCGAAGTTGCTCCTGCAACGCGTTTTCTTGTTGTCGTTCTTCTTCGAGCGTCGATTCTTGATTCTCTCGGGACAAGACGGTCTCTTCGTAAGTCGTCTTTTGAGACGCAAGGCGTTCTTCACATTGTGCGATGTCACGCGCTAGTGTTTCGAGCTCCGTCTGATACGTCGTGATTTCATGCGCCAAGATACCACGTTCGAGGACATCATGCCGTTCTCGAGCGACGAGATACTCTTTCGCGAGCGCCGCTTGTTCACGTAACGGCTCGATTCGTCCGCCAAGTTCATATAAAATATCATCGACACGCGATAGATTCGCTTCCGTATCACTTAATTTCCGCTCGGCTTGCTTCTTGCGATGACGATACTTCAAGACGCCTGCTGCTTCCTCGATGACAGCACGGCGTTCTTCCGGTTTACCGGAGATGACTTGTTCAACTCGCCCTTGTCCGATGATTGCAAAAGCATCACGCGACAAGCCTGTGTCCATGAACAGATCAAGGACATCCTTCAGGCGACATGGTTTTTTATTTAAAAAATAATCGCTGTCTCCGTTGCGGCTGACACGCCGCGTGACACTTATTTCCTGATACGGCAACGCAACCGTTCCCGACTCGTTGTCTAAGACGAGCGTCACCTCGGCAAATTGTTTCCGGTGTTCAGACAGACTGCCGGCAAAAATGACGTCTTCCATCTTCGCCCCGCGCAGTGACTTCGCAGATTGTTCTCCGAGCACCCAACGGACAGCGTCCGATATATTTGATTTCCCACTTCCGTTCGGTCCGACGACTGCCGTGACACCCGGAAGAAATTCTAATTCAGTTCGACTGGCAAATGATTTGAAGCCATTGATTTCAATTCTTTTTAAGTACATCTTGATCACCCGTATGTTTAAATTTCTTTTGAATTTCTTTCAGTTTACCATAGCCGAAACGCTAGCAACATGATAGGTTTTAAGGTAGTATCACGCGAAACAAGAAGAAGAGGAGCGAATAACACGATGACGATTGAACAAATGATTGAAGCAATCTTAGATAAATTGAACATCATCAACAAAGGGGTCATTAAAGCAGAACAGTTCGATGGCTCAAAAAACGAGGACTTAAAAGAGATTTATGAGTTCGTCATGATGCGCGACTCGTTATCACTGGCAGAGGTCGATGCGATCGTCGACGAACTGAAATCCCTCAAGACTGTCTAATCAAGTGAACTCCACACGATAAAGGCCGATCATCTCTCACGCATTCGAGAGATGGTCGGCCTTTTGTTGCTTAAAACTGTTTCTTTAATTCAAGTAAGGCTTGTTTTGCCGCCTGTTGTTCTGCCTCTTTTTTCGATCGGCCTGTCCCGATCCCTTCCAGCTCATCCGCGACTTGGACACGCGAGATAAATTCCCGACTATGCGCCGGACCGCGCTCCTCGATGATTTCATACTCGATGACACCTAAACCGACACGTTGAATCGCTTCCTGTAATTGACTCTTGAAATCTGTCTGTTCTTCAAAAAAGCCTGTCGCCACTTTCGGAAAAACCGCTTCGGCGAGGAATCGTTCGGCTGCTTCGATGCCTTGATCAAGATACAAGGCGCCAATGAAGGATTCGAAGACATCCGCAAGTAAGGCTGGACGATTCCGACCACCGGTCAGTTCTTCCCCCTTACCTAACAGAATCATATCGGAAAACTGATAGTGATTCGCAAATTGGACGAGTGACGGTTCACAGACGATTGCCGCTCGCAATTTCGTTAATTCCCCCTCGGAACGTTCCGGGTAGTGTTCGAATAGATAGCGTGACACCGTCAACTCTAAGACCGCGTCCCCTAAAAATTCTAGGCGTTCGTTATCCCCTTCAGACTCGCGTTGTTCATTGACGAACGAAGAATGCGTGAAGGCTTGTTTTAATAGCTCGACATTAGAAAACGTGATATTCAGGCGCTCTTGTAACGCTTCGAATTTCTGCTCGATTTGAGCGAGCGTCCGAGCATCCTTGCGTCGTTTTACATAGGGTCCTTTTCGGACACGACGTCCTTTTTGATTCGTCATAGTTCCTCCTAAACAGCTAAAGCCCACCGCAAATTGCGGTGGGTCAGCTTCAATGATCAGACTTGTGTTTCGATGTAGTTGACGACATCGCCGACAGTCTTCAAGTTTTCTGCTTGCTCATCTTCGATCGTGATTTCGAACTTGTCTTCTAAGTCCATGACGAGTTCCATGACTTCGAGAGAGTCAGCACCGAGGTCGTCTTTGAACGATTTATCAAGTGTGATTTCATTTTGTTCTTTTCCTAATTTTTCTGCGATTGCTTCTTGTACGTCTACTAAGATTTGTTCTTTTGTCATTTTAAAATCCCTCCATGAGTTGAGTATATAAGATGATTGCCGATTTAGCAAAGTACTACCGTTAGTTGTGTTACATCGTCATGCCGCCATCGACGGCAAGAGTTTGTCCTGTGATGTATCGTGCTTCATCTGAAGCGATGAAACTGACGAGTGAAGCAATATCGTCGGTTTGACCGAAGCGTTTCAACGGAATTTGCCCGAGTGACAGGTTCCGCTGTTCTTCTGTCAATTCGTCCGTCATGTCCGTCTCGATGAATCCTGGACAGATGGCATTGACTGTGACGCCTTTACTAGCGAGTTCACGTGCGACGGATTTCGTCAGCCCGATCAGACCCGCTTTCGCTGCGACATAGTTCGCTTGCCCTGGATTTCCGGAAATACCGACGACTGATGCGATGTTGATGATACGACCGCTTGTTTTTAACAACGGACGTGTCGCAGCTTGCGTGACGAGAAACGCCCCTTTCAGGTTCGTATCGATGACAGCATCGAAATCCGCTTCCTTCATACGCATCAGCAAACCATCACGCGTGATGCCGGCATTATTGACGACACAATCCAGTTGACCGAATGTGTCGATCGTCTGTTTGATCATCTGTTTGACAGCATCTGCTTCAGCGACATTCGCTTGAATCGCGAGTGCCTCTCCGCCTGCTTCCTTGATTTCACGGACGACAGCTTCCGCCTTGTCCGTGCTTCCTGCATAGTTGACGACGACACGGAAACCATCTGTTGCCAATCGCTTCGCGATGGCAGCTCCGATGCCGCGTGACGCGCCAGTGACGAGTGCTACTTTACTCAACGAATTCCCTCCGCTTCCAACTGCTCAAGTGTCGTGATGCTGATGATTTTCGCATCTTTTTTGATTCTTTTCACGAGACCGCTCAACGGAGATGATGGACCAAACTCAATGAATGTATCCGCACCTTCTTCGATCAGACGCTCAACGCATGATTCGAATCGAACCGGTGAGTAGAGCTGCTGAACGAGCAAACGAATCAATTCGTCTGGTTGATCATGGAACGCACTGTCGACGTTCGAGATGAATTTCGTCTTCGCCGCTTCAAACGGTGACGAGACGAGAATGTCTTCGAATCGTGGTGCGAATGGTGTCATGAGTGACGAATGGAATGCACCTGAAACATCAAGCGGTAAGACACGTTTTGCTCCGAGCTCTTTTAACTTCGCTGTAGCGGATTCGACCGCTGCGATTTGTCCGGAGATGACGAATTGCCCGGGACAGTTGTAGTTGGCGATTTGAACGATTTCTCCCGTCGCCGCAATCGATTCGACCGCGTGATGGGCTGCCTCGACATCATTCATGCCGATGACCGCCGCCATCGTTCCACCCGTGACTTGATTCATGAGCTTTCCGCGTTCGCGGACGAGATAGACGGCTTCAGACGGTGTGATGACAGAAGCTGCGACGAGCGCGCTATATTCTCCAACACTGTGTCCGAGTACGAAATCAGGTGTATGTCCTTGTGCTGCGTACTGCTGTGCGAGTAATGCACTGTGTGCGACGATGGCTGGTTGAGCAATATCTGTCGCTTTCAATTCATCCTTCGTCCCTGTCGTCATCAGCGTCGTCAGATCCAGACCAATTCGCGTTCCGAGGTCAGCGAGTGCTTGGCGTGTCTCGTCTTGCGTAATGAGCGTTTGTCCCATTCCAGGCGTCTGTGACCCTTGTCCCGGAAACATCCAAACTGTTTTCCCCATCTCGTCTCACTCCTTCTTAACGTGCTTCATTTGCCTTCGCTTGAACGATTTTGGCAACGACTTCTTGTTCGACCATCTTCTCAGCTTGAACGAGCGCTCGGCTGAATGCGTAGGCATTACTTGAACCATGCGCCTTAATGACCGGAGCCGCTATGCCGAATAGTCCGGCACCGCCATATTCTTCATAAGCAAGCAACTGCTTCATTTTTTTCAACTTCGGTTTTAGTACGAGAGCGGCGAGCTTTGATGTCCAAGAGCTCATGAATTGTTCTTTCATGACACCCATGATCATACTGGCAGCCCCTTCTGTACTCTTAAGTAACGTATTGCCGGCAAAACCTTCCGTGACGATGACATCGACGTCACCGCTCATCGCTTCTCTCGCCTCGACGTTCCCAACGAAATGAATCGGTGCTGTCTCAAGTAGCGGATACGTTTCCTTCGTCAGTGCATTCCCTTTACCGGCTTCTGATCCGATATTCAGGAGTCCGACTTTTGGACGTGTGATGCCGCGAACTTGTTCTGCGTAGACAGACCCCATGATGGCATAATCGAGCAAATGCTCTGCCTTCGCATCCGGGTTGGCGCCAACATCTAAGATGACGACACCTTTCCCATTACGTGTCGGGAAAGTCGGGGCAAGTGCAGGACGGTCAACTCCTTCGATTCGACCGATGACGAACAATCCGGCAGTCATGAGCGCTCCCGTGTTGCCTGCTGAAATCAAGGCATCTGCCTCTCCTGATTTCACCAGGTTTGCAGCCACAACGAGTGAGCTATCTTTCTTGCGGCGAATCGCACGTACCGGTTCATCTTCTCCGGTGATGACGGATGCCGCGTGGACGATCGTCACGCGCGGATCCTCGATTGTGTATGAGCGTAATTTCAACTCATCTCCGACTAGTCGGATATCGATGTTTTCGTTTGGACGTTCTGCCAAATAGGCAACGACCCCTTCTACGATGGCACGGGGTGCGTGGTCGCCCCCCATAGCGTCAACTGCTAAAATCATTTCGATTCCTCCTTACTACTTCGATACACCGTGAACTCACCGATGAAGACACATTCTTCACCGACATAACTCTCCACCGTGATGTCAGAACGACCATCTTGACGATGGGAACTGACGAATGCTTTCGCAACGACGCGTTCTCCGACGTGAACGGAGCGTGTGAACTGAACGTTCGCACGTGTCGTCAATGCGAGTTCATCGTCGATGAGCGCAATCGCAAGCGAGTTTGCCTGCGCGAACAAAATATGTCCGCGGGCGATCGCATTCCGACTAAACGCATGTTCCGGCAAAATCTCAAGGATAGAGATCGCAGATGTATCGAGTTTCAGGTCAATCATATCACCAATGACTTCATTTTCAGTCAACGTACGCACATCATCCAGCCGTTCGGTCGCGACGTGTTTAATTCGCTCCCGTAATTCCGGAATCTTTAATTCCATCCGGTCGAGACGAATCGTCTGGATACTGACACGGAATCGTGTCGCCAGCGCTTCATCCGTGATGAACGGATTTTGCTCGATCGTCTGTAATAATTCTTGTTGTCTCTCTTTTTTAGGTACCCGCATGTATGTTCCTCCCACAAGAAGGATGACCACTGTTATTACCTGGTACTAACAGTAGTATATATCCCTTGTTGTTCACTTTCAAGTATTATTCGATTCTTTCTCCTTCAAGTAGCCCTTGTCTTTCGATATAGTCACGCAAGACATCGTATTCCGGCGCTTGCCAAAAGGCGTCCGATCGCAGTAAGCGGACTGCATCTTGTCGCGCAGTTTCCATGACTTGTATATCGAGCGCAGGATCAGTCAAGACGAAGCGCGGTAATCCACTTTGTTCGGTACCGAAGAAATTTCCGGCTCCGCGCAGTTTTAAATCCTTTTCCGCTAGCTTGAAGCCATCGTTCGTCTCCGTCATTGTCTTGATCCGTTCTTTTCCCGTATCGGAAGAGGGATCGGCGATTAGAATACAGTAAGACTGGGCATCGCCTCGACCGACGCGCCCTCTTAATTGGTGTAACTGCGCAAGACCAAAGCGTTCTGCATCATGAATGACAATGATCGACGCGTTCGGAACGTTCACGCCGACCTCGACGACCGTCGTTGAAACAAGGATTTGAACAGTATTCTCCTTAAACGCCTGCATAACCTCGTCTTTTTCTGAAGAAGTCAAGCGCCCATGCATCAAACCGACATGATAGGGCTTGAACCGCTCGGTCAATGTCGCATGTAATTCGATCGCATTTTGAACTTCGAGTGATTCGGATTCCTCGATCAATGGCGTGATGACGTAGGCTTGTCGACCTTGCGACAATTCTTTCTCGACGAACCCGAAAACACGTTCCATCTGTTGCGGTTTCGCCCAGTAGGTCTCGATTTCCTTTCGTCCCGCCGGCATCTCATCGATGATCGAAACATCCATATCTCCAAAGACCGATATCGCAAGCGTACGCGGAATCGGTGTCGCTGTCATATATAATACATCTGCCTGTTCAGCTTTCGCGCGCAACCGCTTCCGTTGTTCGACACCGAAGCGATGTTGTTCATCGGTGATGACGAGGTGCAATGCCTTGAACTGGACAGTGTCTTGAATCAGCGCATGTGTTCCGACCAAGACGTCGATCTCTCCTGTCGCGAGGGCTTCGAGCAAGTGTGCACGCGCTTTCCCTTTAACGGAACTCGTCAGTAGACCGACTCGGATCCCAAGTGGTTCAAGCAATGGGGCGAGCGACGCTGCATGCTGTTCCGCTAAAATTTCGGTCGGCACCATCAAGGCGCCTTGTTTTCCGGCACGAACCGTCGCGAACAAGGCGATGGCAGCGATGACGGTCTTCCCGCTTCCGACATCCCCTTGCAGCAACCGATTCATTCGTTCGCCTCGACCGATGTCGTCTAGAATCTCTTTTGTCACACGTTGCTGTGCACCTGTCAGCGGAAACGGCAGGCTCTTGATGAAATTGGCAATATCCGTTTCATGAAGGGGAAGAGCAATCCCTCGACCTTTCCGTCGTCCAAGACGTAACGCCTGTAATTTCAGCTGGAAATAGAGGCACTCCTCGTAGACATAACTGCGACGAGCAGCCGTTAACTCTTGTCGATTCGTTGGGAAATGAAGCGACTTCAACATCGTCATCCGGTCTTGCAACCGATACGTCTTCCGGATGCTATCCGGGATTCGTTCAGCTAATGCCTCAGTCTCCTTGAACGCCAAGTCGACGACGCGTCGAAACGTCTTCATCCGCATGTCACCCCGGAGCGAGTAAACGGGTGTCAATTCGCCTTCGATTGCCCCGAATTGCAATTCCGTCGCAGAGATCGTCATCCGGTGTAAATCCCACTTGCCACTGACCGTCACTTCTGCTCCGAGTTGCAATTGGTCTTTGTAGAATGCCCGGTTGAACATCGTTACGGTCACACTATACCGTTCTTCAACGAGCAGACGGAACGTTAAACGATTCTTTCCTTTGCCGTAATAGCGCACAAGTGGTTCAGACTGGACTCGACCCGTGAACTTGACTTTATCCTCATGGATTGCTTCCGTTAGACTTCCCGTCACGAAGTCGTCATAACGAAACGGGACGTGCTCGAGCACGTCCGCAACGGTGAGAATATTCATCTCTTCTAGTTTTTTCGCTAAATCCCGTCCGACACCTTTTAATGTCTTGACGTCACGTGATGGATTCATTCGATAACTCTCCGAAGATTTTCGCTTCGAGCCAGCGACCCGTCGGCGTATTCGCGAGTCCACCTTTTGCTGTCTCGCGAAGCGCAGACGGCATCATCTGACCAATCTCATGCATGGCTGAGATGACTTCATCACACGGAATCCGTGACGTGATTCCAGCGAGTGCCATGTCGGCAGCGACAACAGCATTCGCCCCGCCCATCGCATTGCGTTTCACGCATGGCACTTCGACGAGTCCTGCAACAGGATCACAGACGAGTCCAAGCATGTTCTTCAGCGCGATCGCAAAAGCATGCGCTGACTGATCCGGTGTTCCGCCCGCCATCTCAACGATGGCAGCAGCTGCCATCGCTGTTGCTGACCCGACTTCTGCTTGACAGCCACCAGCCGCTCCGGAAATCGATGCATTGTTCGCGACGACGAAGCCGAACGCACCGGATGTGAACAAGAAGCGTAACATCTGCTCACGCGTTGGGTTTAACCGATCTTTGACAGCAAATAGTGTACCTGGTACGACGCCGGCACTCCCTGCCGTTGGTGTCGCACAAATTTTTCCCATCGCAGCATTGACTTCATTCGTTCCGATTGCCTTACTAACGGCGTCCAGTAATAAATCACCGGATAATCCTTTACCCGAAGCACGGTACCGTTGAAGCAAGACAGCATCCCCACCGGTCAGTCCTGTCACCGACTGGACACCGTCACCATCAAGTGAACGAGCGACTGCTTCTTCCATCACTTGTAGGTTTCGTTCCATCATCGCATAGACTTCATCTCGCTCTAAATGACGAACCGTCATCTCTTGCTCGATCATGACTTCCGAAATCGGAATATTTCGTTCCGTCGCGATGGCGACGAGTTCTTTTACGGATTTAAACATGTCTTCACTCTCCCATCATGACGGCACGCTCGACTTGAGGTAACCGATCGATTTCTTCCAACACTTCTGCCGTTATCCGGTCATCAATCTCAATTGCCATAAGTGCTTGTTTTCCTTTTTCATGCCGTGACACTTCCATATGCCCGATATTGATTTCGTAATCAGCCAAAATGCTCGTCACGGCTGCGATCGCACCAAAGCGGTCATGGTGCAAGACGACGAGTGCCGGTCCCCCACCGGACAAACGAAGCGGTACACCATTTAATTCTGTGATTTCAATCGTTCCCCCACCAATTGAAATACCAACCAATTCAAACTCTTCTACTCCATTCGTCAAATGGACACGAGCCGTATTCGGATGATCCGTCAACGCTTCACTCGTCTCGAAATGAATCTCAATCCCTTTCGACTTCGCGATATCGATCGATTGTGGAATCCGGTCGTCAAACGTATCGTATCCGAGAACACCGCCGATGATGGCGACATCCGTTCCATGTCCACGATACGTATCCGCGAATGAACCGTAAAACGTGATGTGGATGACAGTAGGCGTTTCCCCGAATAATTTACCCGCCATCAATCCAATCCGTGCAGCCCCTGCTGTATGCGAGCTCGATGGACCAACCATGACTGGTCCGATGATGTCAAAGACGCTACGATATTTCATTTCTTTTCCCCTCTCTATGAAACAAACGAAATCCCACCTCTATTATCGCAGATGGTGGGATTCGTGAAAAGGCTAGTCGCCCTTTTTCAGTATGATGGTTTTATTCGACGCTTAAAATGTACGAATAAAGTGGTTGTTTGCCGTCGTGGACTTCCACTTCAGCATCCGGATTGACCGATTCGATGTACGCGACGAGTGCGTCAACTTCTTCTGTTGAGACGCCTTCACCGTAAAGAACCGTGATGATTTCGTCGTCCTCAGTGACGAGTGTATCGACGAGTTTCTTGACTGCACCAAGACTTGAAGCGTCCGTAGCGACGATTTGTTTTTCAGCAATCGCCATATGGTCGTCCTTCTTGATTTCTACACCATCGATGTTCGTATCACGTACGGCATATGTGACTTGTCCCGACTTAACTGCTGCAATCGCATCTGCCATGTGCGCTTCGTTCTCTTCGACAGTCGCTTCTGGATTATAGACGATTGTTGCTGCTAAACCTTGTGGAACTGTTTTTGATTTCACGACCGTCACACCACAATTCGCAACAGATGCTGCTTGTTCAGCGGCCATGATGATGTTTGAGTTGTTTGGATAGACATAAACGTGTTCAGCGTGTGCATCCTCGATCGCCTTAACGATATCTTCAGTCGACGGGTTCATCGTTTGTCCGCCTTCGATGACGACACTGACACCGAGTGATTTAAAGAGTTCGCTGATTCCTTCACCCATTGCGACTGTCACGAGGGCTGCTTTCGCTTTTGCCTTCGGTGCAGCGACTGGAGTGACTTGGTTCGCACCTTCTTCTTCAAGGATCGTCGAGTGTTGTTGACGCATGTTTTCAATCTTAACAGCGACGAGTTCACCGAAACGTTGTCCTTTTGTGATGACTTCTCCTGGTGTTTCAACGTGGACGTGAACTTTAAGGAGTTCTTCATCCGCTACGACGAGCAATGAATCACCGAATTCCGCTAATTCGTTACGGAAGTCTTCTTCGCTGAATGGTGCATTCGCAAGCTTGTCATCTTGGAAACGAACCATGATTTCCGTACAGTAACCGTAATGGATTTCTTCTGTCGACATGAAGCTTTGAGCCGTTTTATGATGCTCTGCTTCGACGAGTGCTTCCATGACAGGCGCATGCGGTTTGTCGAGTTCTTTTCCTTCGAGTGTTGCGAGGAATCCTTCATAGATACAGACGAGACCTTGACCACCAGAGTCAACGACGCCGACTTCTTTTAATACCGGAAGAAGTTCTGGTGTACCGTCGAGCGATACTTTCGAAGCTTCGACGAGTTGACGCATCAACTCTAAGAAATCCGTCGTCGTCTCAGATTGTGCGATAGCAGCGACAGCTGTTTCACGGGCAACCGTCAAGATTGTTCCTTCAACCGGTTTCATGACTGCTTTGTATGCTGTATCGACACCTTTT
This region includes:
- the recG gene encoding ATP-dependent DNA helicase RecG, with protein sequence MNPSRDVKTLKGVGRDLAKKLEEMNILTVADVLEHVPFRYDDFVTGSLTEAIHEDKVKFTGRVQSEPLVRYYGKGKNRLTFRLLVEERYSVTVTMFNRAFYKDQLQLGAEVTVSGKWDLHRMTISATELQFGAIEGELTPVYSLRGDMRMKTFRRVVDLAFKETEALAERIPDSIRKTYRLQDRMTMLKSLHFPTNRQELTAARRSYVYEECLYFQLKLQALRLGRRKGRGIALPLHETDIANFIKSLPFPLTGAQQRVTKEILDDIGRGERMNRLLQGDVGSGKTVIAAIALFATVRAGKQGALMVPTEILAEQHAASLAPLLEPLGIRVGLLTSSVKGKARAHLLEALATGEIDVLVGTHALIQDTVQFKALHLVITDEQHRFGVEQRKRLRAKAEQADVLYMTATPIPRTLAISVFGDMDVSIIDEMPAGRKEIETYWAKPQQMERVFGFVEKELSQGRQAYVITPLIEESESLEVQNAIELHATLTERFKPYHVGLMHGRLTSSEKDEVMQAFKENTVQILVSTTVVEVGVNVPNASIIVIHDAERFGLAQLHQLRGRVGRGDAQSYCILIADPSSDTGKERIKTMTETNDGFKLAEKDLKLRGAGNFFGTEQSGLPRFVLTDPALDIQVMETARQDAVRLLRSDAFWQAPEYDVLRDYIERQGLLEGERIE
- the sdaAA gene encoding L-serine ammonia-lyase, iron-sulfur-dependent, subunit alpha gives rise to the protein MFKSVKELVAIATERNIPISEVMIEQEMTVRHLERDEVYAMMERNLQVMEEAVARSLDGDGVQSVTGLTGGDAVLLQRYRASGKGLSGDLLLDAVSKAIGTNEVNAAMGKICATPTAGSAGVVPGTLFAVKDRLNPTREQMLRFLFTSGAFGFVVANNASISGAAGGCQAEVGSATAMAAAAIVEMAGGTPDQSAHAFAIALKNMLGLVCDPVAGLVEVPCVKRNAMGGANAVVAADMALAGITSRIPCDEVISAMHEIGQMMPSALRETAKGGLANTPTGRWLEAKIFGELSNESIT
- the sdaAB gene encoding L-serine ammonia-lyase, iron-sulfur-dependent subunit beta, translating into MKYRSVFDIIGPVMVGPSSSHTAGAARIGLMAGKLFGETPTVIHITFYGSFADTYRGHGTDVAIIGGVLGYDTFDDRIPQSIDIAKSKGIEIHFETSEALTDHPNTARVHLTNGVEEFELVGISIGGGTIEITELNGVPLRLSGGGPALVVLHHDRFGAIAAVTSILADYEINIGHMEVSRHEKGKQALMAIEIDDRITAEVLEEIDRLPQVERAVMMGE
- a CDS encoding DAK2 domain-containing protein, which gives rise to MSVDRLTGAQLVKMIQNGAANLYQNADFVDSLNVFPVPDGDTGTNMNLTMTSGAKEAGKSTSDSVSEVANVFARGLLMGARGNSGVILSQLFRGFSKSIEGKTTIDTKEFADALQKGVDTAYKAVMKPVEGTILTVARETAVAAIAQSETTTDFLELMRQLVEASKVSLDGTPELLPVLKEVGVVDSGGQGLVCIYEGFLATLEGKELDKPHAPVMEALVEAEHHKTAQSFMSTEEIHYGYCTEIMVRFQDDKLANAPFSEEDFRNELAEFGDSLLVVADEELLKVHVHVETPGEVITKGQRFGELVAVKIENMRQQHSTILEEEGANQVTPVAAPKAKAKAALVTVAMGEGISELFKSLGVSVVIEGGQTMNPSTEDIVKAIEDAHAEHVYVYPNNSNIIMAAEQAASVANCGVTVVKSKTVPQGLAATIVYNPEATVEENEAHMADAIAAVKSGQVTYAVRDTNIDGVEIKKDDHMAIAEKQIVATDASSLGAVKKLVDTLVTEDDEIITVLYGEGVSTEEVDALVAYIESVNPDAEVEVHDGKQPLYSYILSVE